The following proteins are co-located in the Cucurbita pepo subsp. pepo cultivar mu-cu-16 unplaced genomic scaffold, ASM280686v2 Cp4.1_scaffold001286, whole genome shotgun sequence genome:
- the LOC111786278 gene encoding serine carboxypeptidase-like 45 yields NGRFGLTVVVELQIGNPLLDIRVDANALDQYWWSHGLISDAAFHLLNSVCNASRLVTEGITSSLSPHCIFVATNVSKELSPAIDYFDVAAGDACPSVNASEFADLDRNDPLRFTLFRDFLHVQSTREDRDPCVGEFVAKYLNRKDVQKALHAKVVGFSEWRRCRLRKEWKYDLRNRLVPTIDIVGALVKSKIRVLVYSGDQDSALPFTGTRTLVDSLAKSLDLYPTERYRAWFADKKVGGWTQVYGKFLSFAIVRGASQRTAQTQPKRSLLLFKSFLAGKPLPEA; encoded by the exons aaatggaagatttgGGTTGACGGTTGTTGTTGAGTTGCAGATCGGAAATCCTCTTCTGGACATCCGAGTAGACGCGAATGCCCTAGACCAGTACTGGTGGTCTCACGGCCTCATCTCCGACGCTGCCTTCCACCTTCTCAATTCCGTCTGCAATGCATCTCGTCTCGTCACCGAAGGAATCACCAGTTCCCTCTCTCCCCATTGCATCTTCGTCGCCACTAACGTTTCCAAAGAGCTCTCTCCTGCTATCGACTACTTCGATGTTGCCGCCGGCGACGCTTGTCCCTCCGTCAACGCCTCCGAGTTCGCCGATCTCGATCGCAACGATCCTCTGCGGTTCACTCTGTTCCGCGACTTCTTACATGTTCAG AGTACACGGGAAGATCGAGATCCGTGTGTGGGAGAATTTGTAGCGAAGTATTTGAATCGAAAGGATGTGCAGAAAGCTCTTCATGCGAAGGTCGTTGGATTTTCGGAATGGAGACGCTGCCGATTGAGGAA AGAGTGGAAATATGATCTGAGGAACAGATTGGTGCCAACGATCGATATCGTTGGCGCGCTCGTGAAGTCCAAAATTCGAGTACTAGTCTATAG TGGAGATCAAGATTCAGCTTTACCATTTACTGGGACTCGGACATTGGTGGATTCACTAGCCAAGTCATTGGATCTGTACCCAACTGAGCGTTACAGAGCCTGGTTTGCTGATAAAAAG GTTGGGGGCTGGACTCAAGTCTATGGGAAGTTCTTATCCTTTGCCATTGTGAGAGGTGCATCTCAAAGAACAGCACAAACTCAGCCCAAGAGATCTCTACTACTTTTCAAGTCGTTTTTGGCTGGAAAACCGCTGCCGGAAGCCTGA